The Claveliimonas bilis genome window below encodes:
- a CDS encoding alcohol dehydrogenase, whose product MKAVVYQENGKIGMEERPVPKLQEESDALVKVTLTSICTSDLHIRNGAVPRAVPGTILGHEFIGIVEKTGTKVKNVRVGQRVAVNVETFCGECFFCKRGSVNNCQDENGGWALGCRIDGGQAEYVRIPFADQALTPIPDEVTDEQALFTGDLLSTGYWAAKIGEIQKGDTVLVIGAGPAGLCTMMCAALYEPAIIAAADIEGERLDFAKRQRLAGKFYNPKEVSLEEEMKKLTEGRGADVVIEAAGTPESFQAAWQAARPGGIVVIEAMYEEEQILPLPEMYGKNLTFKTGGVDACNCEEILELIRKGRLKGECLITHRAGLEDAMRMYQIFEKKEDGVMKVALKP is encoded by the coding sequence ATGAAAGCAGTAGTCTATCAGGAAAATGGAAAAATCGGTATGGAGGAGCGTCCGGTACCGAAGCTTCAGGAAGAAAGTGATGCACTTGTTAAAGTGACGCTGACAAGTATTTGCACCAGTGATCTTCACATTAGAAACGGAGCAGTCCCAAGAGCAGTGCCGGGAACCATACTGGGACATGAATTTATCGGGATTGTAGAAAAGACAGGCACAAAGGTAAAAAATGTCCGTGTGGGACAGAGGGTGGCTGTCAATGTGGAGACTTTCTGTGGAGAGTGTTTTTTCTGTAAAAGAGGTTCCGTGAACAACTGCCAGGATGAAAACGGAGGATGGGCTCTTGGCTGCAGGATCGACGGAGGACAGGCGGAATATGTGCGTATTCCTTTTGCCGATCAGGCGTTGACTCCTATCCCGGATGAAGTAACAGATGAGCAGGCTCTGTTTACAGGAGACCTTTTATCAACTGGTTATTGGGCGGCTAAGATCGGAGAAATTCAAAAGGGAGATACCGTGTTAGTGATCGGAGCCGGGCCGGCAGGGCTTTGTACCATGATGTGCGCAGCCCTCTATGAACCTGCAATCATCGCAGCGGCGGATATTGAAGGGGAAAGGCTGGATTTTGCTAAGAGGCAAAGGCTTGCCGGAAAATTTTATAATCCGAAAGAGGTATCTTTGGAAGAAGAGATGAAAAAGCTGACGGAAGGAAGAGGGGCGGATGTTGTCATTGAAGCAGCAGGAACCCCGGAAAGTTTCCAGGCGGCGTGGCAGGCGGCAAGGCCGGGAGGAATCGTGGTGATCGAAGCCATGTATGAGGAGGAGCAGATTCTTCCTCTTCCGGAAATGTATGGAAAAAATCTTACCTTTAAGACCGGAGGAGTGGATGCCTGCAATTGTGAAGAGATTTTGGAGCTGATAAGAAAAGGAAGATTAAAAGGAGAATGTCTGATCACTCATAGAGCCGGCCTTGAGGATGCCATGAGAATGTATCAGATATTTGAAAAGAAGGAAGATGGAGTAATGAAAGTGGCGTTAAAGCCGTAA
- the dapB gene encoding 4-hydroxy-tetrahydrodipicolinate reductase, with translation MKLIVIGPRGKMGKLITQVAAEREDMELVAGVAPRGRDYIGTDLGQVAMVGRNLNVPVVDDLESVIDSCDVIIDFSTKEMAMEVVDCAVRHKKALVCGTTGFSEEEKKKFQDAAAHIPMLYAANTSKLVNIMNKLLEIVTSSVGDEADIEILEMHDQWKKDAPSGTSKEMGEIMAQAMGKKLDDIAVYGRHGSSPREKGTIGYHSLRAGNIPSSHTVYFGFMGERLEITHHSYNWECFARGACDCAAYLAGKEPGFYTIKDVLNL, from the coding sequence ATGAAACTTATCGTAATAGGTCCCCGCGGGAAAATGGGAAAGCTGATCACTCAGGTCGCTGCAGAGCGCGAGGATATGGAATTGGTTGCCGGCGTAGCCCCAAGGGGAAGGGACTATATCGGAACAGACCTGGGGCAGGTCGCTATGGTAGGACGAAACTTAAATGTCCCAGTTGTTGATGATCTGGAATCTGTAATCGATTCCTGTGACGTCATCATTGATTTTTCTACAAAAGAAATGGCAATGGAAGTGGTAGATTGCGCTGTTCGGCATAAGAAAGCACTGGTATGCGGTACCACCGGATTCTCGGAAGAAGAAAAGAAGAAATTCCAGGATGCTGCTGCCCATATTCCCATGCTCTATGCCGCCAACACTTCCAAACTTGTCAACATCATGAATAAGCTTTTGGAAATCGTCACCTCTTCTGTAGGAGATGAAGCAGATATTGAAATTCTGGAAATGCATGATCAATGGAAAAAAGACGCTCCCAGCGGCACTTCAAAAGAAATGGGGGAAATTATGGCGCAGGCTATGGGAAAAAAACTGGACGACATTGCCGTATACGGACGCCACGGCTCTTCGCCAAGGGAAAAAGGCACCATTGGCTATCACTCGCTGCGGGCCGGTAATATCCCCAGCAGCCACACCGTCTATTTCGGCTTCATGGGTGAGCGCTTGGAAATCACCCACCATTCCTACAACTGGGAATGTTTTGCAAGGGGCGCCTGCGACTGCGCTGCTTATCTGGCAGGTAAGGAGCCGGGATTTTATACTATCAAAGATGTCCTGAATCTTTAG
- the dtd gene encoding D-aminoacyl-tRNA deacylase yields the protein MRFVIQRVTNANVKVDGQTLGEIGKGFMVLIGVSDTDTKEIADKMIKKMIGLRIFEDENGKTNLSLETVGGSLLLISQFTLYANCKKGNRPSFIEAGEPKMAEEMYEYIIEKCRESVPVVERGQFGADMKVSLTNDGPFTIILDSEKL from the coding sequence ATGAGATTCGTGATACAGCGCGTTACAAATGCAAATGTCAAGGTGGACGGGCAGACGCTTGGAGAAATTGGGAAAGGATTTATGGTTCTGATCGGAGTTTCTGACACTGACACAAAAGAGATTGCAGATAAAATGATAAAGAAAATGATCGGCCTTCGCATCTTTGAAGATGAAAACGGAAAAACAAACCTGTCTCTGGAGACAGTAGGAGGAAGCCTGCTTTTGATCTCACAGTTTACTCTGTATGCAAACTGTAAAAAAGGAAACCGTCCAAGCTTTATTGAGGCAGGAGAGCCGAAGATGGCAGAAGAAATGTACGAATATATTATCGAAAAATGCAGGGAAAGTGTTCCGGTAGTGGAAAGAGGACAGTTTGGAGCAGATATGAAAGTCAGCCTCACAAACGATGGTCCGTTTACGATTATTTTGGATTCAGAGAAACTGTAG
- a CDS encoding CarD family transcriptional regulator yields MFETGAYIICGQHGVCRVESIGPIRLSEASAGKDYYTLAPLYSKGGVIYVPADSEKIIMRYVLSKEEAKKLIGEIKDIDMLGITNERQREEIMKKALRTCDVRQWVRVIKTVYERKQKRQAQGKKVTAGDERCLHAARENLYGELAVSLGIEKNDVERYIMEKMEDKITG; encoded by the coding sequence ATGTTTGAAACGGGAGCCTACATTATATGTGGGCAGCATGGCGTATGCAGAGTGGAGAGCATAGGTCCCATCCGGCTTTCAGAGGCATCGGCAGGCAAGGATTACTATACACTTGCACCGCTGTACTCAAAAGGCGGTGTTATCTATGTCCCTGCTGACAGTGAAAAGATTATTATGCGGTATGTGCTCTCAAAAGAGGAAGCTAAGAAATTGATCGGTGAGATAAAAGATATAGACATGCTTGGCATCACCAATGAGCGTCAGCGAGAAGAGATCATGAAAAAGGCACTGCGTACCTGCGATGTAAGGCAGTGGGTCCGGGTAATCAAAACGGTTTATGAAAGGAAGCAGAAACGCCAGGCACAGGGAAAGAAAGTGACGGCAGGCGACGAGAGATGTCTCCATGCGGCGCGGGAAAATCTGTACGGAGAGCTGGCGGTATCTCTGGGAATTGAAAAAAATGATGTGGAGCGCTATATTATGGAAAAGATGGAAGACAAAATTACAGGATAA
- a CDS encoding DMT family transporter, with protein sequence MRKKNACMLFLTAFIWGTAFVAQSVGMDYLGPFGFNGIRSFIGGIALLPCIYLLGKLNKGEKGNVENSGKRKDLIAGGLSCGVILFAASSMQQLGLQYTTAGKAGFITAFYIVLVPVLGIFLKQKTGWKVWLAVAIALAGLYFLCITESFSIGKGDIYVFIGALLFSLHILVIDHFAPKTDGVKMSCIQFFVAGALSLIPMMFWETTTADGIVKSWIPLLYAGVLSSGVAYTLQIIGQKNMNPTIASLILSLESCISVLAGWVILGEQLSVRESMGCVLMFVAIILAQIPGPSSEIAQKEAC encoded by the coding sequence ATGAGAAAGAAAAATGCATGTATGTTGTTTCTGACAGCCTTTATCTGGGGAACAGCTTTTGTAGCGCAGAGTGTAGGTATGGATTATCTGGGGCCCTTTGGATTTAACGGAATCCGATCATTCATCGGGGGGATTGCCCTTCTTCCTTGCATTTATCTTTTAGGAAAATTAAATAAAGGAGAAAAGGGGAATGTGGAAAACAGCGGCAAGAGAAAGGATCTGATCGCCGGGGGATTAAGCTGCGGCGTGATCTTGTTTGCGGCAAGCAGCATGCAGCAGCTTGGACTTCAGTATACGACAGCCGGAAAGGCCGGATTTATCACTGCTTTCTATATTGTATTGGTTCCGGTACTTGGAATTTTTCTGAAACAGAAAACCGGATGGAAAGTATGGCTGGCAGTGGCTATCGCTCTGGCGGGGCTGTATTTTCTGTGCATTACAGAGTCCTTTTCTATAGGAAAAGGCGATATATACGTGTTCATTGGAGCACTTCTATTTTCTCTGCATATTCTGGTGATCGATCATTTTGCGCCGAAGACAGATGGGGTGAAGATGTCCTGTATTCAGTTTTTTGTGGCAGGTGCTCTCTCTCTGATACCAATGATGTTTTGGGAGACAACTACGGCAGATGGAATTGTAAAAAGCTGGATCCCGCTTTTGTATGCAGGAGTTCTCTCCAGCGGAGTCGCCTATACACTTCAGATCATAGGACAGAAAAATATGAATCCGACCATTGCGTCTTTGATCTTAAGTCTGGAATCCTGTATCTCAGTACTGGCAGGATGGGTAATCCTTGGAGAACAGTTATCTGTCAGAGAAAGTATGGGATGCGTCTTAATGTTTGTGGCAATCATTTTGGCGCAGATTCCCGGACCGAGTAGTGAAATTGCACAAAAGGAAGCCTGCTGA
- a CDS encoding YwaF family protein, translated as MKKYHSFFFLWGIIMLVSEIWKQYTLTFVLGQGHYNLWYLPFQLCSIPMYVCLLIPWVKNPRLLGILAAFLTDYGLLGGIFAFFDTSGMHYGYAPLTVHSYLWHIVLIFIGLTAACIFPSSSKWSCFLGSTALFLVCCLIALILDLTLDSYGTINMFYINPDYPMAQKVFSSIALAIGNTPGILVYIGSIISGAALFHIIWRQAASRLIGPES; from the coding sequence ATGAAAAAATATCACTCTTTTTTCTTTCTATGGGGCATAATTATGCTGGTATCGGAAATCTGGAAGCAATATACACTTACTTTTGTGCTTGGACAGGGACACTATAATCTCTGGTATCTTCCCTTCCAGCTATGCAGTATTCCGATGTATGTCTGTCTCCTTATACCATGGGTAAAAAATCCCCGCCTTTTGGGGATCCTGGCAGCTTTCCTGACAGACTATGGCCTTCTGGGAGGTATTTTTGCCTTCTTTGACACAAGTGGAATGCACTACGGATACGCTCCTTTGACTGTGCATTCCTATCTGTGGCATATTGTCCTGATTTTTATCGGCCTGACTGCCGCCTGCATTTTTCCTTCTTCATCCAAATGGTCCTGTTTTCTGGGAAGCACCGCTTTGTTTCTCGTCTGCTGCCTTATTGCGCTTATACTGGATCTTACCCTGGATTCCTACGGCACCATCAATATGTTTTATATCAATCCGGACTATCCTATGGCACAGAAAGTATTTTCTTCCATTGCCCTCGCAATTGGAAATACCCCGGGTATTTTAGTCTATATTGGAAGTATTATCTCTGGCGCTGCCCTCTTTCATATCATATGGCGGCAGGCTGCATCCCGTCTGATCGGACCGGAATCATAA
- a CDS encoding MerR family DNA-binding transcriptional regulator encodes MKKEYFLTSGEFAELCGTTKETLFHYDEIGILKPAWLGENRYRYYTPAQFFDYDLIRMMKYTGSSLNDIKWYFSHYDTAHFLEIFRKKQEEIERKKEELEEISRFLSDTIKMTENALDDVYDQPELKYEEEELLLVTSIIPPEGEYIHSVARRMGEHMKKCERYGLKNRAVFGSIISRSNLLAGCEEENGYFSKISEGTKWRGTDERRKESNPGSCEEDIRMKPAGYYAQVNHKGDYSTFGKGLKCLIDFIKKENLEICGDGYVYDMISYLAGGEGDTYVVKIMIPVRSDGMQPAAI; translated from the coding sequence ATGAAAAAAGAGTATTTTCTCACAAGCGGAGAGTTTGCGGAATTGTGCGGAACGACGAAAGAGACACTATTCCACTATGATGAGATAGGAATTTTAAAACCGGCATGGCTCGGAGAAAATCGATACAGATATTATACACCGGCACAGTTTTTTGATTATGATCTGATCCGAATGATGAAATATACCGGCAGCAGTTTAAATGATATCAAATGGTATTTCAGCCACTATGATACGGCGCATTTTCTGGAGATCTTCCGGAAAAAGCAGGAGGAGATAGAAAGAAAAAAAGAGGAATTGGAAGAGATCAGCCGCTTTCTTTCTGATACAATAAAAATGACGGAAAATGCGCTGGATGATGTCTATGATCAGCCGGAACTGAAATATGAGGAAGAGGAATTGCTTTTGGTTACTTCGATCATCCCGCCGGAAGGGGAATATATACACAGTGTAGCCAGGAGAATGGGAGAGCACATGAAAAAATGCGAGCGGTATGGTCTGAAAAACAGGGCGGTTTTTGGATCGATTATCTCAAGATCCAATCTTCTGGCCGGCTGTGAGGAGGAAAACGGATATTTCAGTAAAATCTCAGAAGGTACGAAATGGAGAGGAACAGATGAGAGAAGAAAAGAAAGTAATCCGGGCTCATGCGAAGAAGATATTCGAATGAAACCGGCAGGCTATTATGCCCAGGTCAATCATAAAGGAGATTACTCCACTTTTGGGAAGGGGCTGAAATGCCTGATAGATTTTATCAAAAAAGAAAATCTGGAAATCTGCGGAGATGGGTATGTCTATGATATGATCAGTTATCTTGCAGGAGGCGAGGGTGACACCTACGTTGTCAAAATTATGATTCCGGTCCGATCAGACGGGATGCAGCCTGCCGCCATATGA
- a CDS encoding MATE family efflux transporter, with protein MSNTTTLYKEQNRIFQEMAPLKLFLRCALPNMISMAVVSLYTIADGVFVGHYIGAEALAAINLVMPLIMMSFALSDMVAVGSSVQIAIWLGKGDEKMAGSIFSSSCLLILLSAVVMGAAAYAFAWPLVRFLGASGEVAVLAVRYMRVYAAFSIFIMHFFAVDNYLRICGKVHYSMAMNVGMSLANIFLDWIFIGIMGWGIEAAALASCLSLMAGNLICFYPFFRGKLLLRFTKKLIPLKMTGNIIANGSSEFFNNISGSVCMMIFNAALLSFGGYLAVAAFSIIMYVDSVVKALMFGMADSLQPAISYNFGAGNPSRVRAIERIGQAAAFLLSLAVFLLMQTLGETLISLFSSENADLMAMSIHGMRIFAFSYLFSWCSILSGSFFTALNRPVFSLITASCNTFIFPVVFLLLLSGLLELDGIWLSSPAASATAFLLALIFLKNTYDRLNVRSS; from the coding sequence ATGAGCAATACAACAACTTTATATAAAGAACAAAACCGGATCTTTCAGGAAATGGCTCCCTTAAAACTTTTTCTGCGCTGTGCCCTTCCTAATATGATCAGCATGGCAGTTGTTTCACTTTATACCATCGCTGACGGTGTCTTTGTCGGGCATTATATCGGAGCCGAAGCCCTGGCTGCTATCAATCTTGTCATGCCTTTGATCATGATGAGCTTTGCTCTGTCAGATATGGTTGCTGTCGGCTCTTCCGTTCAAATCGCCATATGGCTTGGAAAAGGAGATGAAAAAATGGCAGGAAGCATCTTCTCTTCTTCCTGTCTTTTAATTTTGCTTTCTGCTGTTGTAATGGGCGCTGCTGCATACGCCTTCGCCTGGCCTCTTGTCCGCTTTCTGGGGGCATCCGGCGAGGTAGCTGTCCTGGCTGTCCGGTATATGCGGGTCTATGCAGCATTTTCCATATTCATCATGCACTTTTTTGCTGTAGATAACTATCTTCGCATATGCGGCAAAGTCCACTACAGTATGGCAATGAACGTTGGTATGTCCTTGGCTAATATCTTTTTGGACTGGATTTTTATCGGCATTATGGGATGGGGGATTGAAGCTGCTGCCCTGGCTTCCTGCCTGAGCCTGATGGCTGGAAATCTGATCTGTTTTTATCCGTTCTTCCGGGGAAAATTGCTTTTACGTTTTACTAAAAAGTTGATTCCCCTGAAAATGACCGGCAATATCATTGCGAATGGAAGTTCCGAATTTTTCAACAACATTTCCGGCTCAGTCTGTATGATGATCTTCAATGCAGCGCTTTTATCTTTTGGAGGCTATCTGGCTGTTGCCGCTTTCAGTATTATCATGTATGTAGACAGTGTGGTGAAAGCCCTGATGTTTGGCATGGCTGATTCCCTGCAGCCGGCTATCAGCTACAATTTCGGCGCCGGAAATCCTTCCCGCGTACGAGCGATCGAGAGAATTGGGCAAGCTGCCGCTTTCCTTTTATCCTTAGCTGTATTTCTTCTGATGCAGACTTTAGGCGAAACGCTTATTTCTCTGTTCAGCAGTGAAAATGCAGACCTGATGGCTATGAGCATCCACGGAATGCGGATTTTTGCTTTTTCCTATTTATTCAGCTGGTGTTCCATCCTGTCCGGCTCCTTTTTTACTGCTCTGAACCGTCCGGTATTTTCCCTTATCACCGCTTCCTGCAATACTTTTATCTTCCCGGTTGTATTCCTGCTGCTTTTATCCGGATTGCTGGAACTGGACGGCATATGGCTCTCTTCACCTGCCGCTTCTGCCACAGCTTTTCTTCTTGCACTGATCTTCCTTAAAAATACTTATGACCGGCTGAATGTCAGATCATCCTGA
- a CDS encoding DUF6465 family protein → MEKKNMPGASQAPKSLATTKDTTMAIETRAGVLKDAESEIPKFKANVYLQYLGKEFSTKEILVKAKNTWMKESGKGPEDIKSINIYVKPEEFAAYYVINDDATGKIDL, encoded by the coding sequence ATGGAAAAAAAGAATATGCCGGGCGCATCCCAGGCACCCAAATCACTTGCAACAACAAAAGATACTACAATGGCTATTGAAACAAGAGCCGGTGTATTGAAAGATGCAGAGTCGGAAATACCAAAGTTTAAAGCCAATGTATATCTTCAATATCTGGGAAAAGAGTTCAGTACAAAAGAAATCCTGGTAAAAGCAAAAAACACCTGGATGAAAGAATCCGGAAAAGGTCCGGAAGATATAAAGAGTATCAATATCTATGTAAAGCCGGAAGAATTTGCAGCATATTATGTCATTAATGATGACGCAACCGGAAAAATTGACCTGTAA
- a CDS encoding Rrf2 family transcriptional regulator, whose protein sequence is MQISSRFTIAVHMLACIDTFQGQFKITSEFLAGSIQVNPVIIRKLLSQLKTAGLIEVKRGPGGTSIAKPLEDITFLDIYRAVDCVEENSLFHFHENPNPKCPVGRNIHFLLDDRLKKVQDVMEQELKSMTLADVKEALDARLLEEASGDTE, encoded by the coding sequence ATGCAGATATCCAGCAGATTTACAATTGCTGTACATATGCTCGCCTGCATAGATACCTTTCAGGGGCAATTCAAGATCACCAGCGAGTTTCTGGCGGGGAGTATACAGGTCAATCCGGTTATTATCCGTAAGCTGCTGTCACAGCTGAAAACAGCGGGACTGATCGAAGTAAAAAGAGGACCGGGAGGGACAAGTATCGCAAAACCCCTGGAGGACATTACCTTCCTTGATATATACCGGGCAGTAGACTGCGTGGAGGAGAACTCGCTGTTTCACTTTCATGAAAATCCGAATCCAAAGTGCCCGGTGGGCCGGAATATCCATTTTCTTCTGGATGATCGTCTGAAAAAGGTGCAGGATGTCATGGAACAGGAACTGAAGTCCATGACTCTGGCGGATGTGAAAGAAGCGCTGGATGCACGGCTTTTGGAGGAGGCATCCGGGGATACCGAATAA
- a CDS encoding 4Fe-4S binding protein, whose amino-acid sequence MMTIQEIYEKFDQIGCVTFSTVSDGRVESRIAHFFAYDEDGLYFRTMTVKPFYKQLKESGNVTVCGMYPNTEVMHNEQNLPSFHPGYTIRIGGDIRELSMEEMEKKAEHNRDFNVAVYDVKKYPATRIFVLYRAKGEYYDFDYAKEHRDHKLERERFSYGGMEIVPPGLKITDQCIGCGKCKTVCTFDAIVPGSPYRIMGNRCDECGNCYVNCPAKAIVSKGLSD is encoded by the coding sequence ATGATGACAATTCAGGAAATCTATGAAAAATTTGACCAGATCGGATGCGTGACATTTTCTACAGTCAGTGACGGACGGGTAGAGTCCAGGATCGCCCACTTTTTTGCTTATGATGAGGACGGTCTTTATTTTCGGACCATGACGGTAAAGCCTTTTTACAAACAGTTGAAAGAGAGCGGGAATGTGACGGTGTGCGGAATGTATCCCAATACGGAGGTGATGCACAATGAGCAGAACCTGCCTTCCTTCCATCCGGGATATACCATCAGGATAGGAGGGGACATCCGGGAGCTTTCCATGGAAGAGATGGAGAAGAAGGCGGAACATAACAGAGACTTTAATGTGGCTGTCTATGATGTGAAAAAATATCCCGCAACCAGGATTTTTGTTCTTTACCGTGCAAAGGGAGAGTACTATGATTTTGATTATGCAAAAGAACACCGGGATCATAAGCTGGAAAGAGAGAGATTTTCCTATGGCGGTATGGAAATCGTGCCTCCCGGACTTAAGATCACAGATCAATGTATCGGATGTGGAAAATGTAAAACAGTCTGTACCTTTGATGCCATTGTTCCCGGTTCGCCGTATCGGATCATGGGAAACCGCTGCGATGAATGCGGCAACTGCTATGTGAACTGTCCGGCGAAGGCAATTGTGAGTAAGGGGCTTTCAGATTAA
- a CDS encoding amino acid ABC transporter ATP-binding protein, which yields MKIKLDHVSKYYDRKILDDLSLELEDVHALGIIGASGCGKSTLLRLLAGMERPQEGSIEVNGRRLQEGTVREYQNEIGYVFQKHNLFPHLTILENLVLILNKIKKVPGKEAEARAKQMLEQLHLKEEMNKRPDSISGGQAQRASIARALCTDPKLIFLDEPTAALDPVLTGEVLKAIRELKGSGKDFIFVTHELKFLRNFADHIIFLDKGKIVEEGPISCLWHPQTELLRNFVKEEDFYDDDNSGNL from the coding sequence ATGAAAATTAAGCTGGATCATGTTTCCAAATATTATGACAGAAAGATCCTGGACGACCTTTCGCTGGAGCTTGAGGATGTTCACGCTCTGGGGATCATCGGCGCATCCGGATGCGGAAAATCCACCCTTCTCCGTCTGCTTGCGGGAATGGAACGGCCCCAGGAAGGGAGTATTGAAGTAAATGGCAGACGGCTCCAGGAAGGAACGGTCAGAGAATATCAAAATGAGATCGGATATGTTTTTCAGAAGCACAATCTTTTTCCTCATCTGACTATTCTGGAAAATCTTGTACTGATCTTAAATAAGATCAAAAAGGTGCCAGGGAAAGAAGCGGAAGCCAGGGCAAAACAAATGCTGGAACAGCTTCATTTAAAAGAAGAGATGAATAAGAGACCTGACAGCATATCAGGCGGGCAGGCCCAAAGGGCATCCATTGCAAGGGCGCTGTGCACCGATCCGAAACTGATTTTCCTGGATGAGCCGACAGCGGCTCTTGACCCGGTGCTGACAGGAGAAGTGCTGAAAGCCATCCGGGAATTGAAAGGAAGCGGGAAGGATTTCATTTTTGTGACACACGAACTGAAGTTTTTGAGAAATTTTGCGGATCATATTATCTTTTTGGATAAAGGAAAAATTGTAGAAGAGGGTCCCATTTCCTGTCTTTGGCACCCTCAGACAGAACTTTTAAGAAATTTTGTAAAAGAGGAGGATTTTTACGATGATGACAATTCAGGAAATCTATGA
- a CDS encoding amino acid ABC transporter permease, with amino-acid sequence MSAKMKWIQNIAAFGIFAALILYILFHTTDNPRYHLILDERGMLLEALWNTLYISLISLVLCMAAGFLFYLLLNSRIQLIKAIAVIFREIIMGTPMLVMVFLMVYVFGNLIGVSDKVVLGITALTVYTMPYVANSYESAASVIDKDQYVVMELYHFSGVQKYLYVIFPQIAKPMLPALINHLSGIIKGSALLKIVSVPEISYVLTAISSKNWASIEGYLVMWLMYLIITIPLSVLAQYAGRRLSYEN; translated from the coding sequence ATGTCTGCAAAAATGAAATGGATCCAAAATATAGCTGCCTTTGGTATTTTCGCGGCGCTGATCCTGTATATTTTGTTTCATACAACGGATAATCCCAGATATCATCTGATTCTTGATGAGCGGGGAATGCTTTTGGAAGCGCTGTGGAATACGCTTTATATCAGCCTCATTTCACTTGTACTTTGCATGGCGGCAGGATTTCTATTCTATCTGCTCCTTAACAGCCGTATTCAGCTGATAAAGGCTATTGCGGTCATTTTTCGGGAGATTATCATGGGGACTCCGATGCTGGTCATGGTGTTTCTGATGGTATATGTATTTGGAAATCTGATAGGAGTGTCCGACAAGGTGGTTCTGGGGATTACGGCCCTGACCGTCTACACCATGCCTTATGTGGCAAATTCTTATGAAAGCGCTGCATCTGTGATCGACAAAGACCAGTATGTTGTGATGGAGCTTTATCATTTCAGCGGCGTGCAGAAATATCTCTATGTCATTTTTCCGCAGATAGCAAAGCCCATGCTTCCGGCTCTCATTAACCATCTGTCAGGGATCATTAAAGGGTCGGCACTTTTGAAAATTGTTTCCGTGCCGGAAATATCCTATGTCCTTACAGCCATATCTTCTAAGAACTGGGCTTCCATTGAAGGATATCTGGTGATGTGGCTTATGTATCTTATCATAACGATTCCGCTGTCCGTGCTGGCACAGTATGCAGGAAGGAGATTAAGCTATGAAAATTAA
- a CDS encoding transporter substrate-binding domain-containing protein: protein MRKRIAMILAAVLLIGSLGGCASSKSSSENEEGSSSKDTLKVAMDLKFPPFSGTDENGEPEGLEVDIAYALGEYLDRDIEIINTDFSMLITALETGEADVVISDMAVKEERKEKVDFSDPYRYGRTLALVNKDFAQENNITNDMSPEEFFSIEGERIVGLSGTISVSVPQSYGAQVEEVTEIASALMEINQNTADVLVGANTILGDHAANPDTTIVYEGIKEYSQSAMAVKKGNTELLEQLNAFIQTMYEDGGFYMEAGDKYDDAIGEYLQDDSKGLEYLIYPPKGGTPEV, encoded by the coding sequence ATGAGAAAAAGGATCGCAATGATTTTAGCGGCAGTTTTATTAATTGGAAGCTTGGGAGGATGCGCTTCATCAAAAAGCAGCAGTGAAAATGAGGAGGGTTCCTCATCAAAGGATACTTTGAAAGTTGCCATGGATTTGAAATTTCCGCCTTTTTCCGGAACGGATGAGAATGGAGAGCCGGAAGGCCTAGAAGTAGATATTGCTTATGCATTGGGAGAATATCTGGACCGGGATATTGAAATTATCAATACGGATTTTTCCATGCTCATCACCGCTCTTGAGACAGGAGAGGCTGACGTTGTCATCTCCGATATGGCTGTCAAGGAAGAGCGGAAAGAGAAGGTGGATTTCTCTGATCCTTACCGATATGGAAGAACTCTTGCCCTTGTAAATAAAGATTTTGCTCAGGAGAACAATATTACGAATGACATGTCTCCGGAAGAATTTTTCTCGATCGAAGGAGAGAGGATTGTGGGACTTTCAGGAACCATATCGGTATCTGTGCCGCAGTCCTATGGCGCACAGGTGGAAGAGGTGACGGAGATTGCCAGCGCTTTGATGGAGATTAATCAGAATACAGCGGATGTTCTTGTAGGCGCCAATACGATTCTTGGAGATCACGCTGCCAATCCGGATACGACAATCGTCTACGAAGGGATCAAAGAGTACAGCCAGTCAGCAATGGCTGTGAAGAAAGGAAATACAGAACTTTTGGAACAGTTGAATGCGTTCATTCAAACAATGTATGAGGACGGCGGTTTTTATATGGAGGCAGGAGATAAATATGATGACGCGATCGGAGAGTATCTTCAGGATGACAGCAAAGGTCTGGAATATCTGATCTATCCGCCAAAAGGCGGCACACCGGAGGTGTAA